In Campylobacter sp. 2014D-0216, the following proteins share a genomic window:
- a CDS encoding anaerobic C4-dicarboxylate transporter produces MDIMVILQLIVFLGAIFIGIRLGGIAIGYAGGLGVVILGLVLGMKPGNIPWDVILIIAAAIAAISAMQQAGGLDYMVKVTERILRRHPRFINYLAPACGWLLTILAGTGNAVFSLMPVVIDVAKSQNIKPSAPLSLMVVASQIGITASPVSAAVVYMTGVLEPLGWNYPTLIGIWIVTTFIACMVTAFIVSLITPMDLSKDPIYQERLKAGLVKSASDVLHSEDKPGAKLSVAIFLITVLCVVLYATAISSNIKWIDPVIIPRDAAIMSFLLTAATIITFLCKVEPAKILDTSVFKSGMTACVCVFGVAWLGNTFVAGHEAGIKAVAGEWVKETPAMLAVAFFFASMLLYSQAATAKAIVPVIVAALGISATNPSDSYMLVACFAAVSALFVLPTYPTLLGAVQMDDTGTTRIGKFIFNHAFFIPGVLAIAIAVALGFLAVGIL; encoded by the coding sequence ATGGACATTATGGTTATTTTACAACTTATTGTCTTTCTTGGCGCTATCTTTATAGGTATTCGCCTTGGTGGCATAGCAATAGGTTATGCTGGTGGTTTGGGTGTTGTCATTTTAGGACTTGTATTAGGTATGAAACCAGGTAATATCCCTTGGGATGTTATTTTGATTATTGCTGCTGCTATTGCTGCTATTTCAGCAATGCAGCAAGCAGGTGGTTTGGATTATATGGTAAAAGTTACTGAAAGAATTTTACGCAGACATCCAAGATTTATCAACTATCTTGCGCCAGCTTGTGGTTGGTTGCTTACTATTTTAGCAGGTACAGGTAATGCTGTATTTTCACTTATGCCTGTTGTTATTGATGTGGCAAAATCACAAAACATCAAACCATCAGCTCCTTTATCGCTTATGGTGGTAGCTTCGCAAATTGGTATCACAGCTTCCCCTGTTAGCGCTGCTGTTGTTTACATGACAGGTGTATTAGAGCCTCTTGGTTGGAACTATCCTACATTAATTGGAATTTGGATCGTAACTACCTTTATCGCTTGTATGGTGACAGCATTTATCGTAAGCCTCATCACTCCTATGGATCTTAGCAAAGACCCAATATATCAAGAACGCTTAAAAGCAGGTCTTGTAAAAAGCGCCTCTGATGTATTACATAGCGAAGATAAACCGGGTGCAAAACTTTCAGTTGCAATCTTCCTAATCACAGTATTATGTGTTGTACTTTATGCAACTGCGATTTCAAGCAATATCAAATGGATCGATCCAGTGATTATACCAAGAGATGCTGCGATTATGAGTTTCTTGCTTACTGCTGCAACCATAATCACTTTCTTGTGTAAAGTTGAGCCGGCTAAAATTTTAGATACAAGTGTATTTAAATCAGGTATGACAGCTTGTGTGTGTGTATTTGGTGTTGCATGGCTTGGAAATACTTTCGTTGCAGGTCATGAAGCAGGCATTAAAGCAGTAGCAGGAGAATGGGTTAAAGAAACTCCGGCCATGCTTGCAGTTGCTTTCTTTTTTGCTAGTATGCTTTTATACTCTCAAGCAGCTACTGCAAAAGCTATTGTGCCTGTTATTGTTGCTGCATTAGGTATTTCAGCTACAAATCCTAGTGATTCTTACATGCTAGTTGCTTGTTTTGCTGCTGTTTCAGCACTTTTTGTACTTCCAACCTACCCTACTTTACTAGGTGCTGTACAAATGGATGATACTGGCACAACAAGAATTGGAAAATTCATTTTCAATCACGCATTCTTTATCCCAGGTGTTTTAGCTATCGCCATAGCTGTTGCACTAGGCTTCCTAGCCGTGGGAATACTTTGA
- a CDS encoding potassium channel family protein, whose protein sequence is MKKEIYGIIGLGRFGSVLANELICQGKKVIVSDINEEAVKELQDQADFAYILDSTHAIALKEAGYANADVVILSIGEDLESSILTFMALKEIGVKNIIAKANTPTHGQILSKLGVNKVIYPEKESAKRLARILIANPNFEIIDLSANTIKVAKLLVDENLAGKNLHTIAKNLKVIAHKQHETWSIMPNLDNKAYINDIIMLLGTQEDFKQYEY, encoded by the coding sequence ATGAAAAAAGAAATTTATGGCATCATAGGGCTTGGTAGATTTGGATCTGTTTTAGCAAACGAGCTGATTTGTCAAGGAAAAAAGGTTATTGTATCTGATATCAACGAAGAAGCAGTCAAAGAACTTCAAGATCAAGCAGATTTTGCTTATATTTTAGATTCTACCCATGCTATCGCACTAAAGGAAGCAGGTTATGCAAATGCTGATGTTGTTATCTTAAGCATAGGCGAAGATCTAGAATCTAGCATACTCACCTTTATGGCTTTAAAAGAAATTGGCGTAAAAAATATCATTGCTAAAGCAAACACCCCTACACATGGACAAATATTATCTAAGCTTGGAGTCAATAAAGTCATCTATCCTGAAAAAGAATCTGCTAAACGCTTGGCTAGAATTCTCATTGCAAATCCTAATTTTGAAATCATTGATCTTTCTGCTAACACCATTAAAGTGGCAAAACTCCTAGTGGATGAAAACTTAGCTGGAAAAAATTTACACACTATAGCAAAAAATTTAAAAGTCATAGCCCACAAACAGCATGAAACATGGAGTATAATGCCAAATTTGGATAATAAAGCTTATATCAATGATATCATCATGTTGCTTGGAACTCAAGAAGATTTTAAACAATATGAGTATTGA
- a CDS encoding TrkH family potassium uptake protein, producing the protein MTKLNLERNNIRILFIGYIVIALLGTFILMLPIMHTQPITFLDAFFTSASAVSMTGLIVLNTSLDFSFYGQIVILILIQIGGLGYMSIAMALYILVRKKMSFGEKNLLRESLIYPQPSGLVDFLKKVLIFVFTIELLGAMLLFLRFKLDMSLSKALWASIFHSISAFNNAGFSIFETGLVPYRDDFWINFIITSLIIIGGLGYFVLLELYFFSKKRFANLSLHTKLVLSSSVILIIFASLVVFLFEYHNPKSIGELSLFDKIMSAYFTAVNYRTAGFNTLDFSTFKDASLFFGSLFMIIGGAPGGTAGGIKVTTIAILLIYAYWSIKDGVVRVFNFEIPSKTINKAFVITVSSIVYIITCVLILSFIEDDKHFLHLLFETSSAFATVGVSVGDGGTLSLSANFNPFSKLIIILLMLSGRVGVLAFLFSIFFKEKEKYLNYPKGKIIL; encoded by the coding sequence ATGACTAAATTAAATTTAGAAAGAAACAATATTAGAATTTTATTTATAGGTTATATTGTAATAGCCTTACTTGGTACGTTTATTCTTATGCTTCCTATTATGCATACTCAACCTATCACATTTTTAGATGCTTTTTTCACAAGCGCTTCTGCGGTAAGCATGACAGGACTTATTGTATTAAATACATCATTAGATTTTAGTTTTTACGGCCAAATAGTGATTTTAATACTCATTCAAATTGGTGGCCTAGGTTATATGAGTATAGCTATGGCCTTGTATATTTTAGTAAGAAAAAAGATGAGTTTTGGAGAAAAAAACCTACTAAGAGAATCCTTAATATATCCTCAACCTAGTGGCTTAGTAGATTTTTTAAAAAAAGTTTTAATCTTTGTTTTTACCATAGAGTTACTAGGTGCGATGTTGTTGTTTTTAAGATTTAAGCTTGACATGAGCTTAAGTAAAGCATTATGGGCTAGTATTTTTCACTCTATATCTGCTTTCAATAACGCCGGATTTAGTATATTTGAAACCGGGTTAGTACCCTACCGAGATGATTTTTGGATTAATTTTATCATCACTTCTTTGATTATTATTGGTGGTTTGGGTTATTTTGTTTTACTAGAATTATATTTTTTTTCCAAAAAACGCTTTGCTAATTTAAGTCTACACACCAAACTTGTCTTAAGCTCTAGTGTTATTTTGATTATTTTTGCAAGCTTAGTGGTGTTTTTATTTGAATACCACAATCCCAAAAGCATAGGTGAGCTTTCATTGTTTGATAAAATTATGAGTGCATATTTTACTGCAGTAAATTACCGTACAGCTGGTTTTAACACACTTGATTTTAGCACCTTTAAAGATGCAAGTTTATTTTTTGGTTCTTTGTTTATGATTATAGGAGGTGCACCCGGTGGAACCGCAGGAGGTATCAAGGTCACAACCATTGCTATTTTGCTAATTTATGCTTATTGGAGTATCAAAGATGGCGTTGTAAGAGTTTTTAACTTTGAAATACCTAGCAAAACGATCAACAAAGCTTTTGTTATAACTGTAAGCTCTATTGTCTATATCATCACATGTGTTTTAATTTTATCATTTATAGAAGATGATAAACATTTCTTGCATTTACTTTTTGAAACAAGTTCAGCGTTTGCCACAGTAGGTGTTTCAGTTGGCGATGGTGGAACTTTATCTTTAAGTGCAAATTTTAACCCATTTAGCAAACTTATAATCATTTTACTTATGTTAAGCGGTAGAGTTGGGGTGTTGGCGTTTTTATTTAGTATATTTTTCAAGGAAAAAGAAAAATACTTAAATTACCCAAAAGGAAAAATTATATTATGA
- a CDS encoding HP0495 family protein, with protein sequence MVNICDLKKEPIIDYPTFWDYKVVFEANTNALEIFNQILNQRDFKYQISNTSKQGTYKSYLLSVYVNSKEDRLNIFNQLKSKAKFVL encoded by the coding sequence GTGGTAAATATATGCGATCTTAAAAAAGAACCTATTATTGATTATCCTACTTTTTGGGATTATAAGGTTGTATTTGAAGCAAATACAAATGCACTAGAAATTTTTAATCAAATTTTAAATCAAAGAGATTTTAAATATCAAATTTCTAACACAAGTAAACAAGGAACATACAAAAGTTATCTTTTAAGTGTTTATGTGAATAGCAAAGAGGATCGATTAAATATTTTTAATCAATTAAAAAGCAAAGCCAAATTTGTACTATAA
- a CDS encoding methyl-accepting chemotaxis protein translates to MAPVDSIQMPIVKLVATIAIVSLFVVLAIVLVVFIYINKAVSSRIVNLQNNLLHFFKFINHETKDTILSKDTKTNDELSIMAKAINENITKTKNALEQDAKAVEQSVDTAKEIESGNLTARITAIPANPQLIELKNVLNEMLNVLEQKVGSNMNEINRVFDSYKALDFTTEVKNAKGGVEVTTNVLGQEIVAMLRQSSEFASLLADESGKLQSAVKNLTDSSSSQASSLEETAAALEEITSSMQNVSHKTSEVIAQSEEIKNVTSIIGDIADQINLLALNAAIEAARAGEHGRGFAVVADEVRNLAERTQKSLGEIEANTNILVQSINEMGESIKEQTTGITQINDAVAQIDSVTQENLKIAKDSAAISDNVNKIANDILEDARKKKF, encoded by the coding sequence ATGGCGCCAGTTGATTCTATACAAATGCCTATTGTAAAACTTGTTGCGACTATAGCTATTGTATCTCTTTTTGTAGTTTTAGCAATAGTACTAGTAGTATTTATTTACATCAATAAAGCAGTTAGCTCAAGAATTGTAAATCTACAAAACAATCTTTTACATTTCTTTAAATTTATCAATCACGAAACTAAAGATACCATTTTAAGTAAAGACACTAAAACTAATGATGAATTAAGCATTATGGCTAAAGCCATTAATGAAAACATCACTAAAACTAAAAATGCATTAGAACAAGATGCTAAAGCAGTAGAACAATCAGTAGATACAGCCAAAGAAATAGAAAGTGGTAATCTAACAGCAAGAATTACTGCAATTCCTGCTAATCCTCAGCTTATAGAATTAAAAAATGTTTTAAATGAAATGCTTAATGTATTAGAACAAAAAGTAGGTTCTAATATGAATGAAATTAATAGAGTATTTGATAGCTATAAAGCATTAGACTTTACTACTGAAGTTAAAAATGCTAAAGGTGGAGTTGAAGTAACCACAAATGTATTAGGTCAAGAAATTGTAGCTATGTTAAGACAATCATCTGAATTTGCTTCTTTATTAGCAGATGAAAGTGGTAAATTACAAAGTGCGGTTAAAAACCTAACTGATTCTTCATCTTCTCAAGCTTCTTCTTTAGAAGAAACAGCAGCAGCACTAGAAGAGATTACTTCTTCTATGCAAAATGTTTCGCATAAAACTAGTGAAGTAATTGCTCAAAGTGAAGAGATTAAAAATGTTACTTCTATTATTGGAGATATTGCAGATCAAATTAACCTACTTGCATTAAATGCTGCTATTGAAGCTGCACGTGCTGGTGAACATGGTAGAGGATTTGCTGTTGTTGCAGATGAAGTTAGAAATCTAGCTGAAAGAACTCAAAAGTCTTTGGGTGAAATTGAAGCTAACACAAATATCTTAGTTCAATCTATCAATGAAATGGGTGAAAGTATTAAAGAACAAACTACAGGTATTACTCAAATTAATGATGCTGTGGCTCAAATTGATAGCGTAACACAAGAAAATCTAAAAATAGCTAAAGATAGTGCAGCTATATCTGATAATGTTAATAAGATAGCTAATGATATCTTAGAAGATGCTAGAAAGAAAAAGTTTTAA
- a CDS encoding aspartate ammonia-lyase gives MGTRKEHDFIGELEISDEVYYGVQTFRALENFSMSGRKLQDYPYFVKAFAQVKKAAALANKEVGVLDADKADAIANACDRLIAGEFLDQFVVDMIQGGAGTSTNMNTNEVITNIALESMGHKKGEYQYLHPNDHTNLGQSTNDTYPSSIKVATYAKLSDLLKAMENLKVELEAKAKEYKDIIKMGRTELEDAVPTTLGNTFNAFASYIKSDIAKITAARESMTFLNLGATAIGTGINCHPDYKFVVEKKLKEITGVDFKPAEDFIAATQDTADFVHVSGALKTAAVRLSKIANDLRLMNSGPRCGLAEISLPAMQPGSSIMPGKVNPVICEAVGEACYEVIGNDVTIMLCSERGEFELNAFEPGIAYGLFNSIVLLENAMKTLAEKAIKGLKANPENCKKLVLNSIGIVTAFNPVLGYEKSASIAKEALETGKAVGDICLERGYLPKEKIDEILTPENMLNPHMTEKRKA, from the coding sequence ATGGGAACAAGAAAGGAACACGACTTTATTGGTGAGTTAGAAATTTCTGATGAAGTTTATTATGGTGTACAAACCTTTAGAGCATTAGAAAATTTTAGTATGAGCGGTAGAAAATTACAAGATTACCCCTATTTTGTAAAAGCTTTTGCTCAAGTTAAAAAAGCAGCTGCACTAGCTAACAAAGAAGTTGGAGTTCTTGATGCAGATAAAGCCGATGCTATCGCTAATGCTTGCGATAGGTTGATTGCTGGTGAATTTTTAGATCAATTTGTAGTTGATATGATTCAAGGTGGCGCTGGAACAAGTACTAATATGAATACAAATGAAGTAATTACCAACATTGCACTTGAAAGTATGGGACATAAAAAAGGTGAATACCAATACCTTCACCCAAATGACCATACCAACTTAGGACAATCAACTAACGATACCTATCCAAGCTCGATTAAAGTGGCAACTTATGCAAAATTAAGTGATCTTTTAAAAGCTATGGAAAACTTAAAAGTAGAATTAGAAGCAAAAGCTAAAGAATACAAAGATATCATTAAAATGGGTAGAACAGAACTTGAGGATGCGGTTCCTACTACTTTAGGAAATACTTTTAACGCATTCGCAAGTTATATTAAAAGCGATATAGCAAAAATCACTGCAGCACGTGAATCTATGACATTTTTAAATCTTGGTGCTACAGCTATAGGCACAGGTATTAACTGCCACCCTGATTATAAATTTGTGGTTGAGAAAAAGTTAAAAGAAATTACCGGGGTTGACTTTAAACCTGCCGAAGATTTCATCGCTGCTACTCAAGATACAGCCGACTTTGTGCATGTAAGCGGTGCGTTAAAAACAGCTGCAGTTAGACTTTCTAAAATAGCAAATGACTTAAGATTAATGAATTCAGGTCCAAGATGTGGTTTGGCTGAGATTAGTCTACCTGCTATGCAACCTGGTAGTTCTATTATGCCAGGAAAAGTAAATCCTGTTATTTGTGAAGCAGTTGGAGAAGCTTGCTATGAAGTAATAGGTAATGATGTTACCATTATGCTTTGCTCTGAAAGAGGCGAATTTGAACTTAATGCCTTTGAACCAGGTATTGCTTATGGCTTATTTAATTCTATTGTATTGCTTGAAAATGCTATGAAAACTTTAGCCGAAAAAGCAATCAAAGGTCTTAAAGCAAATCCTGAAAATTGTAAAAAACTTGTTTTAAACTCTATCGGAATTGTTACTGCATTTAACCCTGTTTTAGGCTATGAAAAATCTGCAAGTATCGCCAAAGAAGCTTTAGAAACTGGCAAAGCCGTTGGAGATATTTGTCTTGAAAGAGGATATTTACCAAAAGAAAAAATCGATGAGATTTTAACCCCTGAAAATATGTTAAATCCTCATATGACTGAAAAAAGAAAAGCTTAA